The following proteins are co-located in the Nocardioides piscis genome:
- the proC gene encoding pyrroline-5-carboxylate reductase produces MTAGGSATTPRTAIIGAGVMGEMLLSGLVRAGRRVDLLLVGEKRPERAHELEERYGVAVVSNLEAAEQADTVALVVKPQDMAAVLAEISPVLRPGQLLVSLAAGITTAFIEDRVPEGVAVVRVMPNTPALVDEGMAAISPGSHCDEEHLAEAEALLASTGRVVRVPEKQQDAVTAISGSGPAYIFFVVESMIEAGVHLGLPRATASELVIQTLVGSAKMLRETGTHPVVLREQVTSPGGTTASALRELEVHKVRAAFLAAMEAARDRSRELAEGS; encoded by the coding sequence ATGACTGCTGGTGGGTCCGCAACCACGCCCCGGACCGCCATCATCGGCGCCGGGGTGATGGGGGAGATGTTGTTGTCCGGCCTGGTCCGCGCTGGTCGCCGGGTCGACCTGCTGCTCGTCGGTGAGAAGCGACCGGAGCGGGCGCACGAGCTCGAGGAGCGCTACGGCGTCGCGGTCGTCTCCAACCTCGAGGCAGCGGAGCAGGCCGACACCGTCGCGCTCGTGGTCAAGCCCCAGGACATGGCCGCGGTGCTCGCCGAGATCTCGCCGGTGCTGCGCCCCGGCCAGCTCCTGGTGAGCCTGGCCGCCGGCATCACGACCGCCTTCATCGAGGACCGGGTGCCCGAGGGCGTCGCGGTCGTCCGGGTCATGCCCAACACCCCGGCCCTCGTCGACGAGGGGATGGCAGCGATCTCGCCCGGATCACACTGCGACGAGGAGCACCTCGCCGAGGCCGAGGCGTTGCTCGCCTCCACCGGCCGGGTGGTGCGGGTGCCGGAGAAGCAGCAGGACGCGGTCACCGCGATCAGCGGGTCGGGTCCTGCCTACATCTTCTTCGTCGTCGAGTCGATGATCGAGGCCGGAGTCCATCTCGGGCTGCCCCGTGCCACCGCAAGCGAGCTGGTCATCCAGACCCTGGTCGGCTCGGCCAAGATGCTGCGCGAGACCGGCACCCACCCGGTCGTCCTGCGTGAGCAGGTCACCTCACCCGGTGGCACGACCGCATCTGCCCTGCGCGAGCTGGAGGTCCACAAGGTGCGTGCCGCGTTCCTCGCTGCGATGGAAGCCGCGCGCGACCGCTCGCGGGAGCTGGCCGAGGGTTCCTGA